The proteins below are encoded in one region of Brachyspira intermedia PWS/A:
- a CDS encoding NAD(P)H-dependent oxidoreductase, giving the protein MNILVINGSPKGNNSITLQTLLFLEKLFIEHKFEFLNVGQKIKYYEKNFNEIKEAFEKANIIIFSYPVYTFLIPYQLHRFIELLKENNTEVKDKFATQFSTSKHFYDVTAHKFLEENCLDLGFKYIKGLSADMEDLMKKEGQDDAINFFNYLIFSIENNLYTQSINSKPQDKIIYKRRFNNNIENKDRSKDVLILSNTSKDDENLKNIIEDFKNIIPYKTREINIREYNFHGGCLGCFGCAITGKCVYKDGFDDFLRNEIQKADAIIYAFTIENHYTHSSFKLYEDRQFCNGHRTVTEGMPIGYIISGDYDSEYNLQTLIESRAEVGGNFLTHIANDYNKDIYNELEKLSSIMKYAIDNKCTRPKNFYGVGGMKIFRDLIYVMQGLMKEDHKYYKKHNIYDFPQKQRMKMLQIKLVGALISIPSMQKKMKNKMNEYILMPYKKIIDNAKHK; this is encoded by the coding sequence ATGAACATTTTAGTTATAAACGGAAGTCCTAAAGGAAATAACAGCATAACATTACAGACATTATTATTTTTGGAGAAATTATTTATAGAACATAAATTTGAATTTTTAAATGTTGGGCAAAAAATAAAATATTATGAAAAAAATTTTAATGAAATAAAAGAAGCATTTGAAAAAGCAAATATAATAATTTTTTCCTATCCTGTATATACATTTTTAATACCATATCAATTGCATAGATTTATAGAATTACTAAAAGAAAATAATACAGAAGTTAAGGATAAATTTGCAACGCAGTTTTCTACATCTAAGCATTTTTATGATGTAACTGCTCATAAGTTTTTGGAGGAAAATTGTTTGGATTTGGGATTTAAATATATAAAAGGGCTTTCTGCTGATATGGAAGATTTAATGAAAAAAGAAGGGCAGGATGATGCCATAAACTTTTTTAATTATTTAATATTCTCTATAGAAAATAATCTATATACACAAAGCATTAATTCAAAACCACAAGATAAAATTATATATAAAAGAAGATTTAATAATAATATTGAGAATAAAGACAGAAGTAAAGATGTTTTAATATTAAGTAATACTTCAAAAGATGATGAAAATTTAAAAAATATCATAGAGGATTTTAAAAATATTATTCCATATAAAACAAGAGAGATAAATATAAGAGAGTATAATTTTCATGGCGGATGTTTAGGCTGTTTCGGATGTGCTATAACAGGTAAATGTGTTTATAAAGATGGATTCGATGATTTTCTTCGTAATGAGATACAAAAAGCTGATGCTATAATATATGCATTCACTATAGAAAATCATTATACACATTCTAGTTTTAAACTTTATGAAGATAGACAATTTTGCAATGGACATAGAACAGTTACAGAAGGTATGCCTATAGGATATATTATAAGTGGTGATTATGACAGTGAATATAATTTACAGACACTTATAGAATCGCGTGCAGAAGTAGGAGGAAATTTTTTAACACATATCGCTAATGATTATAATAAAGATATATATAATGAACTTGAAAAATTATCTTCTATTATGAAATATGCTATAGATAATAAATGCACTCGTCCTAAAAATTTCTATGGTGTAGGAGGCATGAAAATATTCAGAGATTTAATATATGTAATGCAGGGGCTTATGAAAGAGGATCATAAATATTATAAGAAACATAATATATATGATTTCCCTCAGAAGCAGAGAATGAAAATGCTTCAGATAAAATTAGTAGGTGCTTTAATATCTATTCCTTCAATGCAAAAGAAAATGAAAAATAAAATGAATGAATATATTTTAATGCCTTATAAAAAAATAATAGATAATGCCAAGCATAAATAA
- a CDS encoding LacI family DNA-binding transcriptional regulator has translation MKIRELSRISGISPATISRMLKDPNSVKESTRNKINDILKNNDIDKYFNTKCIKRIMLIIPDLSNTFYLDLFNGIVSIVQKNNIPFEIYLTNESIKEEEKIFSRIKTSRDIGVIWVPASNERDKLPYDKNTNLVSLVDRNLPFDNIYIKNLSDNFNAAKKSTDLLIEGGAKNPIIITGGLSLSNAQERKEGFLESIKNHNLDNGVNRVYYGDFNDSESGYNIIKKLVKEKFEFDSILAANQILAVGILKALNELKLSIPDDVSIITFDKLVNLYSFYENNNISEVVFPAFDIGSNATSMLLEQKTFNIQKQIFNYSAEFHLKGSEKK, from the coding sequence TTGAAAATAAGAGAATTATCAAGAATAAGCGGAATATCACCAGCAACTATCTCAAGAATGCTCAAAGACCCAAATTCTGTTAAAGAATCTACTAGAAATAAAATTAATGATATTCTAAAAAATAATGATATTGATAAATACTTTAATACAAAATGTATAAAAAGAATAATGCTTATAATACCAGATTTAAGCAATACATTTTATTTAGATTTATTTAATGGTATAGTATCCATTGTACAAAAAAATAATATACCATTTGAAATATACCTTACCAATGAATCAATAAAAGAAGAAGAAAAAATTTTCTCAAGAATAAAAACAAGCAGAGATATAGGAGTAATATGGGTTCCGGCTTCAAACGAAAGAGATAAATTACCTTATGATAAAAATACAAACTTAGTGTCATTAGTTGATAGGAATTTACCATTTGATAATATATATATAAAAAATTTATCTGACAATTTTAATGCTGCCAAAAAATCTACAGATTTATTAATAGAAGGCGGAGCAAAAAACCCAATAATAATAACCGGCGGTTTAAGTCTAAGTAATGCTCAAGAAAGAAAAGAAGGATTTTTAGAAAGTATAAAAAATCATAACTTGGATAATGGCGTAAATAGAGTATATTACGGTGATTTTAATGACAGTGAAAGCGGTTATAATATCATCAAAAAATTAGTTAAAGAAAAATTTGAATTTGACTCTATATTAGCAGCTAATCAGATACTGGCTGTAGGAATATTAAAAGCCTTGAATGAATTAAAATTATCAATACCAGATGATGTATCTATAATAACTTTTGATAAACTTGTAAATTTATATTCATTCTATGAAAATAATAATATATCTGAAGTGGTATTTCCAGCATTCGATATAGGAAGTAATGCAACATCTATGTTATTAGAACAAAAAACTTT